The Neofelis nebulosa isolate mNeoNeb1 chromosome X, mNeoNeb1.pri, whole genome shotgun sequence genome has a segment encoding these proteins:
- the LOC131502747 gene encoding uncharacterized protein CXorf51A-like: MAKASRKAQNPPACSTATQQSTSGPRRRKPAKTPRQPKSGGSGKVTKPTIKVKRQLRGTVTKKVPLKTPISSKKVKKGRGTALFGHYRRMNKAQNPHDSQWDQPSTSKVRGGH; the protein is encoded by the exons ATGGCTAAGGCATCCAGGAAAGCCCAGAACCCACCAGCTTGTAGCACAGCTACACAGCAATCGACATCAGGCCCCAGAAGGAGGAAACCCGCGAAGACCCCCCGTCAACCCAAGTCCGGAGGCAGCGGCAAG GTGACCAAACCAACcataaaggttaaaagacaacTCCGGGGGACCGTGACCAAGAAAGTCCCGCTGAAGACtcccatttcttcaaagaaagtaaagaaaggtAGAGGGACTGCCCTGTTCGGCCATTACCGCAGGATGAATAAAGCGCAGAATCCCCATGATTCGCAGTGGGACCAACCCAGCACCTCAAAGGTGCGTGGTGGCCACTAA